A stretch of DNA from Salvelinus sp. IW2-2015 linkage group LG20, ASM291031v2, whole genome shotgun sequence:
CAGTACTGGCACCGCCAGGCCCCACCGTGTCGGTCGTGAGCTCGGCGGGCCGGTTGTGGAGCATGGCGGAGCCGCTGACCGTGTCGAAGGTGACAGTGAGGATGGAGCTGTCCAGAGTAAGGGGCCGGTGGTCGCTGGCTGTCAGGTGGCCCACGGCTACAGGCTGCAGGCTGGTGAACTGGGCAGGGGCATGGGTGGTGATGGGGGTCACTGTGATGTTGGTCAGCCCCACTGAGCTGTTGGGGGAGGAGGCGGAGGACACGTTGGGGTCGGCCAGCACCACCACCTACAACAACAGCACCACCCACAATGGGTCAGATCATACACTACTAACAGTATGATAGAATCACACAATCTACAAACAATGTTGTGGACAATATGGAAAACTTTAAGGCCaggtgcagtcaaaaacatgattgtcctgtgttttatacactgagtgtacaaaacataaggaacactGCGCTTCccatgacatagctttcacctggtcagtatatgatcccttattgatgtcacctgttaaatccacttcaaatcagtgtagatgaaggggaggagataggttaaagaaggactattaagccttgagacaattgagacatggattgtgtgtgtgtgtgtgtgtgcgtccttcAGAGGGCGAATGGTTAAKacaaaagatgtaagtgcctttgaacagggtatggtagtaggtgccaggcgcactggtttgagtgtgaaaagcatgaaaaacccaggagTGTTTCagttaacagtttcctgtgtgagtgtatcaagaatggtctaccacccaaaagacatccagtcaacttgacaactgtgggaagcatccctgtgaaacactttcaacaccttgtagtccatgccctgacaaattgaggctgttctaagggcaaaagggggtgcaactcaaatacgagggtgttcctaatgttttgtacactgtatattACAGTGAGCTACGtaaagaatccagtatataaataagcGGCCTGTATAACAGTAGTAGATATTAAAATGAGCAATTTGcagaatacagtatatcattaCAGTGGGAAAAACTGCATAAAGGAAACGGGAAgtgttttcagaaagtattcagaccacttgacttttcccacttTGTTAGGTTAACCTTATTCTATTTTTWAATTTTTTAAATAccctttaatctacacacaaaaccgcacaatgacaaagcaaaaaaaWRTTCTTCTAATTTACACAAAatttaaaatatcacatttatataagtattcagaccctttactcagtactttgttgaagcaactttggcagcaattacagccttgagtcttcttgggtatgatactacaagcttggcacacctgtatttgggcagtttctcccattcttctctgcagatcctctcaagctctgtcaggttggatgagaaggtctctccagacatgttcgattgggttcaagtccgggctctggatgggccacaaggacattcagagacttgtcccgaagccactcctgtgttgtcttggctgtgtgcttagggttgttgtcctgttggaaggtgaaccttcgccccagtctgaggtcctgagcactctggagcaggtgttcatcaaggatctgtactttgctcccgtTCATCTTTTTtgcgatcctgactagtctcccagtccctgccgctgaaagataccccaacagcatgatgcttcaccgtagggatKgtgccaggtttcctccagacgtgatgcttggcattctggccaaagagttgaatcttggtttcatcaSaccagagaatcttgtttctcatggtcagagtcctttagctgccttttggcaaacgccaagcgggctgtcatgtaccttttactgaggagtgtatagagctctgttagagtgaacatcgggttcttggtcatctccctgaccaaggcccttYTCCCCAGATTGCGCAGTTTGGTCGGRCGGCcagatcttggtggttccaaacttcttccatttaggaatgatggaggccactgtgttcttggggaccttcaatgctgcattatctttttggtacccatccccagatctgtgcctcgacacaatcctgtctgcgAGCTCTGCGgacttggcttggtttttgctctgacatgcactgtcaactgtgggaccttatataaacaggtgtgtgccattccaaaatcatgtccaatcaattgaatttaccacaggtgatcAATAGGATGATCAGGATTCACTGGagctcaatttcatgtctcatagctatgggtctgaatacttatttaaataaggtatttctgggtattgtatgtagattgctttttaaaatcaattttagaataaggctgtaacgtaacaaaatgtggaaagagtcaaggagtcaaactttccaaaggcactgtatatacatgggacagcagcgttggctgtgtgtgtgagagtgactaTAGGCGTACGCATGTGTTTGAGTGTATAGATAAGTACAGGAGTCTGCTTGTGTATGAGGTGTGTTCTTAAGAATGCAGTTTGCTTATTGGAATTTGGCCTTTAGGTGYCCTCCCTAATGCCAGAGGTCACCATAAACTATGTCTGGCTTACTAGTATCTATGCCCTTGagccattaaaaaaatgtaataaaaagccATGGGTGTTAAGCGATTAAGATGTTTAAAATGTATAGTCTATTCAACCCCAAGGTCTCAGCCTTGATTTAATGCTTTGGCACCGGGCACAGAAGGATGAAACAACAAACAGATAAGGCAAGAGTATTTAGGTCTGCCCTCCCCTCTGTAGGAGGGAGAGATTTGCTGCGRACCGGTttgagtttgtcaagaactgcaacgctgttgggttcacgctaaacagtttcctgtgtgtaacaacaatggtcccccacccaaaggacatccagccaacttgacaactgtgggaagcattggagtaaacataggccagcaaccctgtggaacgctttagacaccttgtagtccatgcactgacgaattgaggctgttctgaggacaaaagggggtgcaactcaatattaggaaggtgatcctaatgttttgtacactaaatGTTTATTTCCAcacgaggttggaataatactgtgaaaatgataaaTCCCTTTTAgcataagagctgtttgaaaagactgaaaTTTCACCATGCACTTCCATGGCGACATCACCATGCACTTCCATGGGGACATCACCATGCACTTCCATGGGGACATCACCATGCACTTCCATGGGGACATCACCATGCACTTCGATGCAgaaaattagttaatagaccaataagagagttccaaacctctgccaataacagttcattttcagttttcccctctagTCAAacccctcccagacagtcctagcaaaattgctttagaaattgctatttgctaagaagccatttcatttaacattttaatttaaaacaataaggtacttaattgttacccagaaatgatttgatattgagataaaaacagctatATTGGACCTTTAAAAACCCAAYTTATCCACAGCATTAATCAAGACATTAATAATGGACAGATGGACCCAATTGCAATAAAGAGAATCTCTAACCTAATATAATTGCTAACATAGATGATCTGACAAATACATGACCCACCCACCTGCTGTATACTCTGCACAGCAGAGCTGGTCTCATCTCCCACTATGGTGGTGGTATACTGTACTCCTTTGCCTGTGAAGTCAGCATACTCGTCAGAGTCCGACAGCTCCGGCTCCTCCAGCTGTTTCTGCTTCTTCCTGGGCAGCCGTGTGGTCCGCTGGGGCCTCTCCCCAGAAAGAGCCTCCTTCTCCAGGGTTAGAGTGGGCTGTGAGGGTGGTATGCGAACCAAGAGTATTAAAATAGTTCCATCTCTGCATATAATGtagttagctcaccaccataggCATTGTATGGCACTTCCTACCTGCACAATGCTGATGCTTGACTCATCGATTGTTGAGTCTTCTTGGAGCTCGTCAAACTCATCTATTCTCACAGTGACCACCTGGGGTAGGAGAGAGCACAAGTTTAAATAAAGCTGAGATGTCACTCTCAGTGACAGGAAATTATGTTTAAAAGAGAGCTGGGCCTGGTCTGGAAAACATAACAGAAAATGTCAGTTTCAGCTGACACTAAGAATTCCATTCAAGATGTGGTAGATCTCATGCATATTACTTGTCCCAGCTCACCTCGGGTGTCTTATGGTTTAAACCCTACTGTCCCAGCTCACCTGGGGTGTCTATGGTTTAACCCCTACTGTCCCAGCTCACCTTGGGGTGTCATGGTTTAACCCCTACTGCCCAGCTCACCTTGGGGTGTCTATGGTTTAACCCTACTGTCCCAGCTCACCTCGGGTGTCTATGGTTTAAACCTACTGTCCAGCTCACCTTGGGCGTTCTATGGTTTAACCCCTACTGTCCCAGCTCACCTGGGGTGTCTATGGTTAACCCCTACTGTCCCAGCTCACCTTGGGTGTCTATGGTTTAACCCCTACTGTCCCAGCTCACCTTGGGGTGTCTATGGTTTAAACCCTACGTCCCAGCTCACCTTGGGGTGTCTATGGTTTAACCCCTACTGTCCCAGCTCACCTCGGGTGTCTATGGTTTAAACCCTACTGTCCCAGCTCACCTTGGGGTGTCTATGGTTTAACCCCTACTGTCCCAGCTCACCTTGGGTGTCTATGGTTTAACCCCTACTGTCCCAGCTCACCTCGGGTGTCTATGGTTTAACCCCTACTGTCCCAGCTCACCTCGGGTGTCTATGGTTTAACCCCTACTGTCCCAGCTCACCTCGGGGCGTCTATGGTTTAACCCCTACTGTCCCAGCTCACCTTGGGTGTCTATGTTTAACCCCTACTGTCCCAGCTCACCTCGGGGCGTCTATGGTTTAACCCCTACTGTCCCAGCTCACCTTGGGGCGTCTATGGTTTAACCCTACTGTCCCAGCTCACCTTGGGCGTCTATGGTTTAACCCCTACTGTCCAGCTCACCTTGGGCGTCTATGGTTTAACCCCTACTGTCCCAAGCTCACCTTGGGGTGTCTATGGTTTAACCCCTACTGTCCAGCTCACCTGGTGGTGGTCTATGGTTTAACCCCTACTGTCCCAGCTGCACCTCGGGCGTCTATGGTTTAACCCCTACTGTCCAGCTCACCTTGGGCGTCTATGGTTTAACCCCTACTGTCCAGCTCACCTTGGGGCGTCTATGGTTTAAACCCTACTGTCCCAGCTCACTCGGGGCGCCTATGGTTTTAAACCTACTGTTCCCAGCTCACTCGGGGTGTCTATGGTTTAACCCCTACTGTCCCAGCTCACCTTGGGGTGTCTATGGTTTAACCCCTACTGTCCCAGCTCACCTCAGGGTGTTTGCGCCTCATGTGGCGGTTCATGGAGGCTCGGGTGGACACCTTGGTGCCACACATGTGACAGCTCTGGGCCTCCACCTTCTCATGCGTCAGCTGCACATGCTTCTGTAGCATGTATTCTGTCACATACTTCTTATCACACACCGCACACGACCACGTCTTCCCCACTGGGGAGCGAGACAAGAGAGAAATCTAATAACGGTTCTCAAACAGAAGGTATTCGTGGAGTTGTCCAAACCGAAAACACACAATTGGAAACGACGAGTATTCATCCAGGAACTTGCCTGTGTGAATGAGCTTGTGTGTCTCCATGGTGTTCCTCTCACTGAAGGTCTTCCCACACAACTCACACATGAAGTCCTTTATTCCTGCAGGAGTAGAAACGGTACATCAGTGTAAGACTTAACTAAATAAGCCCTTTGTACCTTACATGCTTCATTAGCTTTGTTGTATCTGTAAGATATGACAAATGTTCAGCCATACATGTTAGCTTACAATGCCCAACCCATGTTTATAAATGAAAGTGGCCTTTCCCCCCCCCACTGCCTCTGggttgttttgtatagttgttGCTGGGTCCATCTTACCCGTGTGTCTCTTGTAGTGTTTCAGCATGTTGACCTTCTGGGCAAACTTGCGGTTGCACTCCTTACACTCGTACTCTTTGATGCCCTTATGCAGCTTCATATGGTGCCTCAGCGCATGCTTGGTCTTCATCCCTGCAGAAAACACATTGGCTTAAGTTTTTCATCTTACCCCCTGTGGATGTTTTTACCAAAAAAAGTCCATGCATGCTTTGATCAGAACATTTTCCCAATTCATAGAGCCACATATTTCTTGGTATTACCATTCACGGTAAGTGCTTGGTAAAGGCAAAAACAGCAATTGGAAAAGCCACCACCAATGTGGGTCAATTTGGTCTCAATTTCTAGTCTATTATGCAAACGTCTGTACCCCAAATTATTTGACAAAGACAGTTGTCATGGTGACAGCCTCACCTTTCCCACACTCAGCACATAGGAAGTCTCTGACGTTGTCATGGACCCTCAGGTGTTCCTTTAGCATGTCCTTCCTGGCAAACGACTTCCCACACTGGTCACATCCGTGGCTCTTCACCCCTGGGAGAACCACATTACAGAGGACagcaatcaaaaaaaaaaagttgaataagCCCATAAAATCAGATATTCTTTATCACGCCTTCAAGACAAATATTGGGTGGCTATCATAGTGCCAAAATATGATTCATGTGTGCTAAAGAACAAAATGTAATGTAGTCCAGTATCCAGAAAGTATCTTGTTAGAGATAAAGGGTGAGGTTCATACCTGTGTGAATGACCTTGTGTCTCTCCAGGTTGCCGATGCTGTTGAAGATTCGGCCACACATTTCACAGGGGTGGATGTACCTTAGGAGCAAGATGAAAAGTGTAACAGACAGGGTTATTGTCTGGGTGCTAGTAACgagccaagaaggagagtgtacAACTGTTGTATGTCCTATATCTCTGTGTCCTGGTCCTCTTGTCCCTCATATGTCCCCTGTCCCTCATATGTCCCCTGTCCCTCATATGTCCCCTGTCCCTCATATGTCCCCTGTCCCTCATATGTCCCCTTCCCTCATATGTTCCCCTGTCCCTCATATTTCCCCTGTCCCTCATAGTCCCCTGTCCCTCATCATATGTCCCCTGTCCCTCATATGTCCCCTGTCCCTCATATTCCCTGTCCCTCATATGTCCCTGTCCCTCATATCCCTGTCCCCTCAGCAGTCTAGTTCTCATATGTCCCCTGTCCCTCATATGTCCCTGTCCCCATATGTCCCTGTCCCTCATATGTCCCTGTTCCTCAAGTTCCTTCCCCTCATATGGTCCCTGTCACCTCGCACAGCAGGGTCTGGGAGCTGTTCTCTGTGGATGACCAGGTGGGCGTTGTAGGTGGCTTTCAGAGCGAAGCGCCGGTTACAGATGATGCAGCCATAACCCCTCTCTTTGTGCAGGTCCATAATGTGCTTCAGGTAGTCTCTGCCCTTGAAGAACGTCacctaaaacacaaagacagTAGATTCGAACAGAGGCCATGGAGAGTGCGAGTGTGCTTGTTTAACCACCACCGTGGTGCGAGTGTGTTTGCGTGACAGAATGTGTGTCGGGATGTAGGCATGCGTGAGAGGTGTGTGACTGACCTGACACTTCTTGCAGCTGTACTTGTGGGTCTCTTGTCCGTAgtcttcatcctcctcatcagTGTCGTCGCTGCTGTCCACTGAGATGCCAATCTTCCTGAtgaactcctccctctcctgctcgTCCATCAGGGCTATGtcctggagaacacacacaggaagttgAGCAATGACACCACTATGGACCTAGTGTCAATCTCTTTATTTATCTTTCATGTTTGAGTGTGAATGAAATGTGTGGTTATGTTGGAGTTCAAAAGAAGCATGAACTAAACGTTTGATTGCAACATCCACATAATCTCTCTCACCTTAAAGTGAACGTGAATATGGTCCCTCAGGACGTCCACTCTGAAGAACTTGCGTCCGCAGATCTCACAGGTGTACTTCTTATCCCCGTGAGTCAGCAGATGCTTGTTCATGTTGCTCCTGCAGGAaaacacctggacacacacagtCAGGGTAAATATCTTATTTCAAGTCTTCTTTTTATTTTGACTCATTTGATCCAATGTCAAAATAAGTATATTTTCAGGTATCCGTGTCACAGCACCTTGCCACAGATAGGACATGCTGAAGGCTCCTTTCTGTATTTGGTCCCTTCCTCCCCATTGGCCTCCAGCTCTTCCCTCTTCAGGTGCTTTGGGTTTGCTGAGACATACAATAACAGTACAGCTGAGCTCAGAGAGAAGGCTGATTGATGCTTTGGGATAGAACACATTTCAGGATCATGAGCCATGCACTTGTAAAAGTTGCAAGCTCTGCTCTGTTGATATAAAATAATCAAGTACATCATATACTATAACATACTTCAAACTTAGAGACCCACCGggcaaaaacatttaatcaacgttatttccacgtcatttcaacaacaaaatctatgtgatgactgATTGGATTAGCAAAAAGtcaatgtaatttcatatttttttcacctaMCTTTTAACcttaatccaatgacatggtgaaatgttttgtttatctcccgttgaattcacattagttgtcAACAACCAcatttaaatcaaaactagacgttgaactgacatctgtgcccagcgGGGAGTATCACCAAAATAGTCATCAATAAAGATGGATCATGTCCCCCTGGTCCCTCCGCCAGTACTGACCCACAGTATGTCTCTTCTGGTGGTCCTGCATAACGTCCTTGCGGTAGAACATCTTGCTGCAGATCTCACAGGCGTACAGCTTCTCTCCGTGCTTCTTCTTGTGCTTAGACAGGTTACTGTTGGTGGAGAAGAACCTGGAGCAGATCTCACACTGGAACGTCTTGTCATCTGCCACCACAGGAACAAGAACAAACAATATGACTAGTCATTCaatgaaataaataatggatGGATGGGATACTGTGTCAAAGTCATCGCTAGCACAACGAAGCCATGCAGTACAACAAGCGATACAACAGTAAAGTAACACAAAGAAGTATTTCAAAGATGGATAAAGATAGCGGACAACCAAACAAAATGGTCTGCAACTAAATGATGTTTTTTAATTCATGCTGCACTTACCTGTTCTACAGTTGTGGAACTCTAATGCATTCTCCAGACGGAAGGCTTTGTCGCATGTGTTACATTTGTATCTGTACTCCACATCGGGCTGAGGGAGCGACGGGGACACACACAATGTATAGTGAATCAAGGAGCTAGCCACTGCAACACAAACAGTGACTATCCTGGGCAAAAKCTGTAAAGGCCAAAATGTTGAGCATTGATCTAGGTGCGCCTACCTCGTTTTTGCTGTGCTTGTATGAGATGTGCTGCTTCAAGCTCTCCTTGCGGCTGAACATCTTGTCACATTCATCACATTTAAAGAGCTTATCACCTAAAGAGAGCACAGACAAATAAAACATATGCACTTGTATGATATGATTAGTAAACACTGATCTCCACATAATCCATCTMTTTTCTCTGGAGAGTGGTGTTCGGAACAATTCAGTAAGACTGCCACAAAAAAAAGAAggggacaaaaaaaacagaggggggagaggagagcattACCGTGGGAGCGGATGTGTCTGTTGAGGTTGCTGCTGTTCTGGAAGACCTTGTTGCAGAGGGTGCACTTGTACAGCCTCTTATGGTCTCCCCCCTGCCTCAGGAACCTCTTCCTYGACCCAGGCCTGAGGAAGARGGAACAAKGRCAAGAGAGAGTGGRGGGAGTRtgagagaggagagggacagaacagAGTAGAGAGTGAGAGCATGCCTGGTATCTTTCCAAGTCTATGAAAGAACTGATTGATTGATAATTGTACTTCAAAAGGAAATATGTGTACTGTAAATAAAGCATGCAATATAAAGGTGAACTGCAGTTGAAGGATAGCAATGGAAAATGACTCGACTAAGAGGCATTTATTTTGGCTCAGTCAATCATGACATAGTGGAGAGGGTGTTGATCCTTACATCCCAGCTGAGAGCAGGGTGCGGGTCACCCTAGGCATGGTGACAGCCACCCCGTCAGGGCCGATCTCCAGGTCATTGCCATCCAGCATGGCCTCTCCTCCGTCTGCAGGGACGGTGTTGAGGGCTTTCTCTGCTGGCCCCAAAAAGGCTGCAACTAGAAGCAGGAAGGTATGAATAAAATTCACATTTTAGGAGAGAATGTGGTGGAAACAGAACAGTGCATGTGATGGGGTAGTCAATAATTTAACAACATAAGAGGTGGAATCTGTCTCACTTTTTTTCTTTGCTGCTATAGTTGCAGTGCTAGGTTTCCGTCCTCCTTTGGCCCTCTTCCCCGGCCTGCCCAGCCTTCTTTTGGGAGCTggcagaggaggagcagggatgggTTCAGCACTGAGGCCGTCGTCAGTGGTTACCAGTTGTGCTTCTTCCTGCTGCTGGGACTGGTCGTCAGGGGGCGGGGCTACATCTTTCACTTCCTGCAGGTGGCTCAGCAGGTGGTCTGGGAAGAAGACAGGTGGAAGGATGGGGAAATTAAGCTTTTCATGTAAATACAGAAGAGCACCTCGTCCTCTTCACTACTGTCCTGATTAATACAAGCAATTCAGCTGCCTGTCTTCAGCCAGCTCTGAAGACCTCAACCATCATGCCTACCTTCTATGTAATGCAAGTGCTAGTGTTCATGAGGAGGATCTTTGTTTTCtggctccagtttcaactgttctgcctgtggccatggaaccctgacctgttcaccggacgtgctacatgTCACAGACCTgcggttttcaactctctagagacagcaggagcggtagagatactctcaatgatcggctatgaaaagccaactgccatttactcctgaggtgctgaMctgttgcaccctcgacaaccactgtgattattattatttgaccctcctggtcatctatgaacatcttggccatgtactgttataatctccacccgccacagccagaagaggactagccacccttcagagcctggtttctctctaggWWTCTTcgtaggttccggcctttctagggagtttttcctagccacagtgcttctacatctgcattgcttgccgtttgtggttttaggctgggtttcactacagcactttgtgacatcagctaatgtaagaagggttttataaatacatttgattgattgattgattataacAGTATGAAACCATCCACTTCTCCTTGCCTGTCTTTCTATGGTTAGTCTTGGTGGTGTGGAGGTCACGCACCGGTCAGGAGCACTGGCTCCATAAACACAGCCCTTGCCTACTGGACACAAAGCATGGGTCGGGTCAACCCGGCAAGATAGGGCATGTAGGGCCGTTTCTCTAAAACATACTTACTGTCCACTCCAGCTGAAGGAAACCCTGTGGCCATTGTTCATTTCTGAAATGTATTCTGATCATATCACTCATATGAATGATATGGGTAGTTATTCCTCAAATGTTAAGGGGCTGAATAATGTGGCTGAACTGTTACTGTAACAGAAAGGGATCATTATTCACTTGTTGACAGCAGAGGTATTTCACCTAACAGTGGTTTCATGAGAAGGTGTTGATGTATGCCCAGAA
This window harbors:
- the prdm15 gene encoding PR domain zinc finger protein 15; this encodes MTEQPDEFIWCEDCGQYHDSECPELGPVVTVQDSFVLSRARSSLPESLEIRQVPDGKEGVFVLQRLVKRTRFGPFEARRISHLDKEGLFPLKIFQRDGLVVCFDSANEDDCNWMMLVRPATDYQHQNLTAYQQDDEVYFNTSQDVLPGSELRVWYGAFYAKKMERTMLKAPVHPPPAVVDTTSTMPEGALNKAGVSQALVVGENDADHLLSHLQEVKDVAPPPDDQSQQQEEAQLVTTDDGLSAEPIPAPPLPAPKRRLGRPGKRAKGGRKPSTATIAAKKKIAAFLGPAEKALNTVPADGGEAMLDGNDLEIGPDGVAVTMPRVTRTLLSAGMPGSRKRFLRQGGDHKRLYKCTLCNKVFQNSSNLNRHIRSHGDKLFKCDECDKMFSRKESLKQHISYKHSKNEPDVEYRYKCNTCDKAFRLENALEFHNCRTDDKTFQCEICSRFFSTNSNLSKHKKKHGEKLYACEICSKMFYRKDVMQDHQKRHTVANPKHLKREELEANGEEGTKYRKEPSACPICGKVFSCRSNMNKHLLTHGDKKYTCEICGRKFFRVDVLRDHIHVHFKDIALMDEQEREEFIRKIGISVDSSDDTDEEDEDYGQETHKYSCKKCQVTFFKGRDYLKHIMDLHKERGYGCIICNRRFALKATYNAHLVIHREQLPDPAVRRYIHPCEMCGRIFNSIGNLERHKVIHTGVKSHGCDQCGKSFARKDMLKEHLRVHDNVRDFLCAECGKGMKTKHALRHHMKLHKGIKEYECKECNRKFAQKVNMLKHYKRHTGIKDFMCELCGKTFSERNTMETHKLIHTVGKTWSCAVCDKKYVTEYMLQKHVQLTHEKVEAQSCHMCGTKVSTRASMNRHMRRKHPEVVTVRIDEFDELQEDSTIDESSISIVQPTLTLEKEALSGERPQRTTRLPRKKQKQLEEPELSDSDEYADFTGKGVQYTTTIVGDETSSAVQSIQQVVVLADPNVSSASSPNSSVGLTNITVTPITTHAPAQFTSLQPVAVGHLTASDHRPLTLDSSILTVTFDTVSGSAMLHNRPAELTTDTVGPGGASTGPQSVAHFINLTTFVNPMGHPLEAPTLAWRPVTQAEGVQVTPVAEGAPGDTQDSETQTPEQARQAQAAQQQQANTTQQMFSY